A section of the Streptomyces sp. NBC_01591 genome encodes:
- the dxs gene encoding 1-deoxy-D-xylulose-5-phosphate synthase: MALLTRIGGPRDLDRLTPEQLDQLAEEIRTFLVDAVSKTGGHLGPNLGVVELTIALHRVFDSPKDKVLFDTGHQSYVHKLLTGRQDFSKLKSKGGLSGYPSRAESEHDIIENSHASTVLGWADGLAKANEVLGKDDHVVAVIGDGALTGGMAWEALNNIAAAKDRPLVIVVNDNERSYAPTIGGLANHLATLRTTDGYERFLARGKDLLERTPVVGKPLYETLHGAKKGLKDFIAPQGMFEDLGLKYVGPIDGHDIEALESALQRAKRFGGPVIVHCLTEKGRGYTPALLDEADRFHAVGKIHPDTGLPVATSGLDWTSVFGEEMVKLGKERKDIVAITAAMLQPVGLTKFEKEFPDRIYDVGIAEQHGAVSAAGLATGGLHPVFAVYATFLNRAFDQVLMDVALHKCGVTFVLDRAGVTGTDGASHNGMWDMSILQCVPTLRIAAPRDADQVRAQLREAVEVDDAPTVVRFSKGAVGPAVKAVGRVGGMDVLREPGTTRPDVLLVSVGALAPMCLEIAELLEAQGISTTVVDPRWVKPVDEAMAPLAEQHRVVVTVEDNSRAGGVGSAVAQALRDSGVDVPLRDFGIPPRFLDHASRKEVMAEIGLTAPDIARQVTGLVAKLDGRFGSGADTRSVIEPARD; this comes from the coding sequence GTGGCTCTGCTGACCCGCATCGGTGGACCGCGTGACCTGGACCGGCTCACTCCCGAGCAGCTGGACCAGCTCGCCGAAGAGATCCGGACCTTCCTCGTCGACGCCGTATCGAAGACCGGCGGCCACCTCGGCCCCAACCTGGGCGTGGTCGAGCTGACCATCGCCCTGCACCGGGTCTTCGACTCGCCGAAGGACAAGGTGCTGTTCGACACCGGTCACCAGAGCTATGTGCACAAGCTCCTCACCGGCCGGCAGGATTTCTCGAAGCTCAAGAGCAAGGGCGGCCTCTCCGGCTACCCCTCCCGTGCCGAGTCCGAGCACGACATCATCGAGAACTCGCACGCCTCCACGGTGCTCGGCTGGGCCGACGGCCTCGCCAAGGCCAACGAGGTGCTGGGCAAGGACGACCACGTCGTCGCGGTCATCGGTGACGGCGCCCTCACCGGCGGCATGGCCTGGGAGGCGCTGAACAACATCGCCGCCGCCAAGGACCGCCCGCTCGTCATCGTCGTCAACGACAACGAGCGCTCCTACGCGCCGACCATCGGCGGCCTCGCCAACCACCTGGCCACCCTGCGCACCACCGACGGCTACGAGCGATTCCTGGCCCGCGGCAAGGACCTCCTGGAGCGCACCCCCGTCGTCGGGAAGCCGCTGTACGAGACGCTGCACGGGGCCAAGAAGGGGCTGAAGGACTTCATCGCCCCGCAGGGCATGTTCGAGGACCTCGGCCTGAAGTACGTCGGCCCGATCGACGGCCACGACATCGAGGCCCTGGAGTCCGCGCTCCAGCGCGCCAAGCGCTTCGGCGGACCTGTCATCGTGCACTGCCTCACCGAGAAGGGCCGCGGCTACACGCCCGCCCTGCTCGACGAGGCCGACCGCTTCCACGCCGTCGGCAAGATCCACCCCGACACCGGCCTCCCGGTTGCCACTTCGGGCCTCGACTGGACCTCCGTCTTCGGCGAGGAGATGGTCAAGCTCGGCAAGGAGCGCAAGGACATCGTCGCGATCACCGCGGCCATGCTCCAGCCGGTCGGCCTGACCAAGTTCGAGAAGGAGTTCCCGGACCGGATCTACGACGTCGGCATCGCCGAGCAGCACGGCGCGGTCTCCGCGGCCGGCCTCGCCACCGGCGGACTGCACCCGGTCTTCGCGGTGTACGCCACCTTCCTCAACCGCGCCTTCGACCAAGTCCTGATGGACGTCGCGCTGCACAAGTGCGGTGTGACGTTCGTCCTGGACCGGGCCGGTGTCACCGGCACCGACGGCGCCTCGCACAACGGCATGTGGGACATGTCGATCCTGCAGTGCGTGCCCACGCTCCGGATCGCCGCCCCGCGCGACGCCGACCAGGTCCGCGCCCAGCTCCGCGAGGCCGTCGAGGTCGACGACGCACCGACCGTGGTCCGCTTCTCCAAGGGCGCGGTCGGCCCGGCGGTCAAGGCCGTCGGCAGGGTCGGCGGCATGGACGTGCTGCGCGAGCCCGGCACCACCCGGCCGGACGTACTCCTGGTCTCCGTCGGCGCGCTCGCCCCGATGTGCCTGGAGATCGCCGAGCTGCTGGAGGCCCAGGGCATCTCGACGACCGTCGTCGACCCGCGCTGGGTCAAGCCGGTCGACGAGGCCATGGCCCCGCTCGCCGAGCAGCACCGGGTCGTCGTCACCGTCGAGGACAACAGCCGGGCCGGCGGCGTCGGCTCCGCCGTCGCCCAGGCGCTGCGCGACTCCGGGGTCGACGTACCACTGCGTGACTTCGGCATCCCGCCGCGCTTCCTCGACCATGCCTCCCGCAAGGAGGTCATGGCCGAGATCGGGCTGACCGCGCCGGACATCGCCCGCCAGGTCACCGGCCTCGTGGCCAAGCTGGACGGCCGCTTCGGGAGCGGCGCCGACACCCGTTCCGTGATCGAGCCCGCCCGCGACTGA
- a CDS encoding substrate-binding domain-containing protein: MNATTRRIVIGTAALSMAVSLAACGKAGDDKDSGSGGDSKTIGLLLPENKTTRYETFDRPIMEAKIKALCSDCEVKYNNAAGDSETQKKQFDALVTQGVKVIILDTVDYKAAKSWVQQAAKKDVKVVAYDRLAEGPISAYVSYDNEKIGQLQGEALVKALGAKAKESNVVMINGSPLDPNAPFFKKGAHSVLDKQVKKVVYEQDIPDWSPDEANKKMGAAIDSLGKDGFQGVYSANDGMAGGIITALKKQGVKVPVGGQDSELAGLQRIITGEQAFSIYKQIKPEAETTAEIAVRLLKGEKIDDLAPVKVDSLSGEFKGTPSKLYDASVVTKENIASTIVADKVYKVEDICTAQYKAACDAAGIK, from the coding sequence ATGAACGCAACGACGCGACGCATCGTCATAGGCACGGCCGCACTCTCCATGGCCGTCTCCCTCGCGGCCTGTGGCAAGGCCGGCGACGACAAGGACTCCGGCAGCGGTGGCGACAGCAAGACCATCGGCCTGCTCCTGCCGGAGAACAAGACCACGCGTTACGAGACGTTCGACCGCCCCATCATGGAGGCGAAGATCAAGGCGCTGTGCTCCGACTGCGAGGTCAAGTACAACAACGCCGCGGGCGACAGCGAGACCCAGAAGAAGCAGTTCGACGCGCTCGTCACCCAGGGCGTGAAGGTCATCATCCTGGACACCGTCGACTACAAGGCCGCCAAGTCCTGGGTCCAGCAGGCCGCGAAGAAGGACGTCAAGGTCGTCGCGTACGACCGCCTCGCCGAGGGTCCCATCTCTGCCTACGTGTCGTACGACAACGAGAAGATCGGCCAGCTCCAGGGCGAGGCGCTGGTCAAGGCGCTGGGCGCCAAGGCCAAGGAGAGCAACGTTGTCATGATCAACGGCTCGCCGCTCGACCCCAACGCGCCCTTCTTCAAGAAGGGCGCGCACAGCGTGCTCGACAAGCAGGTCAAGAAGGTCGTCTATGAGCAGGACATCCCGGACTGGTCGCCGGACGAGGCCAACAAGAAGATGGGCGCGGCCATCGACTCCCTGGGCAAGGACGGCTTCCAGGGCGTCTACTCGGCCAACGACGGCATGGCCGGCGGCATCATCACGGCCCTGAAGAAGCAGGGCGTGAAGGTTCCGGTCGGCGGCCAGGACTCCGAGCTCGCCGGTCTGCAGCGCATCATCACGGGCGAGCAGGCCTTCTCGATCTACAAGCAGATCAAGCCGGAGGCCGAGACCACCGCCGAGATCGCCGTCCGGCTGCTCAAGGGCGAGAAGATCGACGACCTGGCCCCGGTCAAGGTCGACAGCCTCTCGGGCGAGTTCAAGGGCACCCCGTCGAAGCTGTACGACGCCTCGGTCGTGACCAAGGAGAACATCGCCTCCACGATCGTCGCGGACAAGGTCTACAAGGTCGAGGACATCTGCACCGCCCAGTACAAGGCGGCCTGCGACGCCGCCGGCATCAAGTAG
- a CDS encoding carbohydrate ABC transporter permease, translated as MKTTDTPPAAPAADPAPVAKAPAPAVKEKSGEGQVLNVFSHGVLIIWAILVVLPLLWAVMASFKTDDSILSTPWALPDKLHFENWSRAWSQAHMSDYFFNTVVVVGCSLVGTLLLGSMAAYVLARFDFPGNRFIYYLFIGGMSFPIILALVPLFFVMNNMGLLNTRHGLIMVYIAYSLPFTVFFLTSFFRTLPTSVAEAAMLDGASHTRTFFQVMLPMAKPGLISVGIFNFLGQWNQYMLPTVLNTEPNNRVLSQGLVELATSQGYKGDWSGLFAGLVMAMLPVLAAYIIFQRQVVAGLTAGAVK; from the coding sequence GTGAAGACGACTGACACCCCTCCCGCGGCCCCGGCAGCGGACCCGGCCCCGGTGGCCAAGGCGCCCGCACCGGCCGTGAAGGAGAAGAGCGGCGAGGGCCAGGTCCTCAACGTCTTCTCGCACGGTGTGCTGATCATCTGGGCGATCCTGGTCGTCCTGCCGCTGCTGTGGGCGGTGATGGCGTCGTTCAAGACCGACGACTCGATCCTTTCGACGCCGTGGGCGCTGCCCGACAAGCTGCACTTCGAGAACTGGTCGCGCGCCTGGAGCCAGGCGCACATGAGCGACTACTTCTTCAACACCGTCGTGGTGGTGGGCTGTTCGCTCGTCGGCACCCTGCTGCTCGGCTCGATGGCGGCGTACGTACTGGCGCGGTTCGACTTCCCCGGCAACCGCTTCATCTACTACCTGTTCATCGGCGGGATGAGCTTCCCGATCATCCTGGCGCTGGTCCCGCTGTTCTTCGTCATGAACAACATGGGCCTGCTGAACACGCGGCACGGACTGATCATGGTCTACATCGCGTACTCGCTGCCGTTCACCGTCTTCTTCCTCACCTCGTTCTTCCGGACGCTGCCGACCTCGGTGGCGGAAGCGGCGATGCTCGACGGGGCCTCGCACACCCGGACGTTCTTCCAGGTGATGCTGCCGATGGCGAAGCCCGGCCTGATCAGCGTCGGCATCTTCAACTTCCTGGGGCAGTGGAACCAGTACATGCTGCCGACGGTCCTCAACACGGAACCGAATAACCGGGTGCTCTCCCAGGGCCTGGTCGAACTGGCCACCAGCCAGGGGTACAAGGGTGACTGGTCCGGCCTCTTCGCCGGTCTGGTGATGGCGATGCTCCCGGTCCTCGCCGCCTACATCATCTTCCAGCGCCAGGTCGTCGCCGGGCTCACCGCGGGCGCGGTGAAGTAG
- the ngcE gene encoding N-acetylglucosamine/diacetylchitobiose ABC transporter substrate-binding protein: MGSTSAHKNEGLGRRDVIKRSAALGLISVPTMGFLSACASGDSSSDKKVEKGKVSKTNPLGVNETAPLEVVIFDGGFGQQYALDAEKKYNAAFPKAPKVKHAATQKIQSQLQPRFNGGTPPDLIDNSGAEQMDMGVLVGKKQLLDLTPLMDAPSIDDPSKKVRDTLRPGVLEMGQFDGDPVWIMYYAYTVYGVWYSQTALEKLDAQYPETWDDMLALCAKAKKQGIAGWTYAGKYPYYLPFSLYPFIAKIGGREVLDKIDNLEPNAWKDPAVKAAFEAYYELYKKGYILKGTPGLTHIQSQTEWTKGKALFIPNGSWVENEAAPTTPKDFKMMVAPPSGLDASDKLPFGTIWASGGEPFIVPANAKNPEGGMEQLRIMLSEESSKNFTKQVKSLSAFNGGTDGLTLSTAMQSGVDSLKKAGDNVVNPRLQDWYVKLQKEQIGVAGIGEMMAGRATPAEAIKKIQAFADAAAKDQSIKHYKHQ, encoded by the coding sequence ATGGGATCCACCTCCGCCCACAAGAATGAGGGCCTTGGCCGTCGCGATGTGATCAAGCGATCGGCCGCACTCGGCCTGATCAGCGTTCCGACGATGGGCTTCCTGTCGGCGTGCGCGAGCGGCGACAGCAGCAGCGACAAGAAGGTCGAGAAGGGCAAGGTCTCCAAGACCAACCCGCTCGGCGTCAACGAGACGGCCCCGCTCGAGGTGGTCATCTTCGACGGCGGCTTCGGCCAGCAGTACGCGCTCGACGCGGAGAAGAAGTACAACGCGGCGTTCCCGAAGGCTCCGAAGGTCAAGCACGCCGCGACCCAGAAGATCCAGTCGCAGCTGCAGCCCCGTTTCAACGGCGGCACCCCGCCGGACCTGATCGACAACTCCGGCGCCGAGCAGATGGACATGGGTGTCCTGGTCGGCAAGAAGCAGCTGCTCGACCTGACGCCGCTGATGGACGCCCCGTCCATCGACGACCCGAGCAAGAAGGTCCGCGACACGCTGCGCCCCGGTGTCCTGGAGATGGGTCAGTTCGACGGCGACCCGGTCTGGATCATGTACTACGCGTACACCGTGTACGGCGTCTGGTACTCGCAGACCGCGCTCGAGAAGCTCGACGCGCAGTACCCCGAGACCTGGGACGACATGCTCGCCCTCTGCGCGAAGGCGAAGAAGCAGGGCATCGCGGGCTGGACGTACGCCGGTAAGTACCCGTACTACCTGCCGTTCTCGCTCTACCCGTTCATCGCCAAGATCGGTGGCCGGGAGGTTCTCGACAAGATCGACAACCTGGAGCCGAACGCCTGGAAGGACCCCGCGGTCAAGGCGGCGTTCGAGGCGTACTACGAGCTGTACAAGAAGGGGTACATACTCAAGGGCACCCCCGGTCTGACCCACATCCAGTCGCAGACCGAGTGGACCAAGGGCAAGGCGCTCTTCATCCCGAACGGTTCGTGGGTGGAGAACGAGGCCGCGCCGACCACGCCCAAGGACTTCAAGATGATGGTCGCGCCGCCGTCCGGCCTGGACGCGTCCGACAAGCTGCCGTTCGGCACCATCTGGGCCTCCGGCGGCGAGCCCTTCATCGTCCCGGCCAACGCGAAGAACCCCGAGGGCGGCATGGAGCAGCTGCGCATCATGCTCTCCGAGGAGTCCTCGAAGAATTTCACCAAGCAGGTCAAGTCGCTCAGCGCCTTCAACGGCGGCACCGACGGTCTGACCCTGTCGACCGCCATGCAGTCCGGCGTCGACTCGCTGAAGAAGGCCGGCGACAACGTGGTGAACCCGCGCCTGCAGGACTGGTACGTGAAGCTCCAGAAGGAGCAGATCGGTGTCGCCGGTATCGGCGAGATGATGGCCGGCCGCGCGACCCCGGCGGAAGCCATCAAGAAGATCCAGGCCTTCGCCGACGCGGCGGCCAAGGACCAGTCCATCAAGCACTACAAGCACCAGTGA
- a CDS encoding ROK family transcriptional regulator, protein METPGSQTSLHRANLERVVRAVRMAGSLTQAEIARSTGLSAATVSNIVRELKDGGTVEVTPTSAGGRRARSVSLSGDAGIVIGVDFGHTHLRVAVGNLAHQVLAEEAEPVDVDASSAQGFGRAEQLVRRLIETTGIRADKVIGVGLGVPGPIDVESGTLGSTSILPGWTGINPSKELAGRLGVPVYVDNDANLGALGELVWGSGRGVKDLAYIKVASGVGAGLVIDGRIYRGPGGTAGEIGHITLDESGPVCRCGNRGCLETFTAARYVLPLLQPSHGPDLTMERVVQLAREGDPGCRRVIGDVGRHIGSGVANLCNLLNPSRVVLGGSLAEAGELVLAPIRDSVSRYAIPSAARQLSVLPGALGGRAEVLGALALVLSEMGDSTLLESTSPKALLPSLR, encoded by the coding sequence ATGGAGACCCCGGGGTCGCAGACATCCCTGCATCGCGCCAACCTTGAGCGGGTCGTGCGCGCGGTACGCATGGCCGGTTCGCTCACCCAGGCGGAGATCGCACGGAGCACCGGCCTGTCAGCGGCCACCGTCTCCAATATCGTTCGTGAACTGAAGGATGGCGGCACGGTCGAGGTCACCCCCACCTCGGCAGGCGGCCGCCGGGCCCGCAGCGTCTCGCTCAGCGGTGACGCGGGCATTGTGATCGGGGTCGACTTCGGCCATACGCACCTGCGGGTGGCGGTCGGCAACCTCGCCCACCAGGTGCTCGCCGAGGAGGCCGAGCCGGTGGACGTCGACGCCTCCTCCGCGCAGGGGTTCGGGCGGGCGGAGCAGCTGGTCAGGCGGCTGATCGAGACGACCGGAATCAGGGCGGACAAGGTGATCGGGGTGGGCCTCGGTGTTCCCGGCCCGATCGACGTGGAGTCCGGCACGCTGGGCTCCACGTCGATCCTGCCGGGCTGGACGGGCATCAACCCCAGCAAGGAGCTCGCGGGCCGGCTCGGTGTGCCCGTGTACGTCGACAACGACGCCAACCTCGGCGCGCTCGGCGAGCTGGTGTGGGGGAGCGGCCGGGGGGTCAAGGACCTCGCCTACATCAAGGTCGCCAGCGGTGTCGGCGCAGGTCTGGTGATCGACGGGCGCATCTACCGGGGTCCGGGCGGCACGGCCGGTGAGATCGGGCACATCACGCTCGACGAATCGGGCCCGGTGTGCCGCTGCGGCAACCGCGGGTGCCTGGAGACCTTCACGGCCGCCCGGTACGTGCTGCCGCTGCTCCAGCCGAGCCACGGGCCCGATCTCACCATGGAACGGGTGGTCCAGCTGGCCCGCGAGGGCGATCCGGGCTGCCGCCGGGTGATCGGGGACGTAGGGCGCCACATCGGCAGCGGCGTGGCCAATCTCTGCAATCTGCTCAACCCCAGCCGGGTGGTGCTCGGCGGTTCGCTCGCCGAGGCGGGCGAGCTGGTGCTCGCGCCGATCCGCGACTCGGTCTCCCGCTACGCCATTCCGAGCGCCGCCCGGCAGCTCTCGGTGCTGCCCGGGGCGCTGGGCGGCCGGGCCGAAGTGCTGGGCGCGCTGGCCCTGGTGCTCAGCGAGATGGGGGATTCAACCCTTTTGGAAAGTACCTCGCCGAAGGCACTCCTGCCTTCACTTAGATAA
- a CDS encoding sugar ABC transporter permease: MSDLAKTPETATDKPAAATPAAEPSAAPAPAVDPRLLVREEGFKGYWSEFTRKVRGGELGSLPVLVGLIVIAVVFQLQNSNFLSASSIANIAVYSSGLGIMAVGIVFVLLLGEIDLSVGSVAGVGAAVWAVLNVNHGWNDWSAVLVAVLSGMALGALHGFFFAKIGVPAFVVTLAGFLGWSGLQEWLMGGEGSINTPSGSIVENLTNHFFEDKAAGYGLALVAVLAYAASLLMDSRRRRAAGLPARPTTEVLLRTGIVAILCFAVAYVLNEPSGARGLPLALVLFLAVLVVADFVARRTSFGRQVFAVGGNPEAARRAGINVDRVRITVFALSGTLGAFGGLFIASLSGGATKSVGGGNTLMLVIAAAVIGGTSLFGGRGKVWSALLGMIVIQSIQQGLNMIGMANAIQYMITGAVLLAAVVIDSVSRRTQKTAGRA; this comes from the coding sequence GTGAGCGACCTCGCCAAAACCCCCGAAACCGCCACCGACAAGCCCGCCGCGGCGACACCCGCGGCCGAGCCGTCGGCGGCCCCCGCTCCCGCGGTGGACCCGCGCCTGCTCGTCCGAGAGGAGGGCTTCAAGGGCTACTGGTCCGAGTTCACCCGCAAGGTGCGCGGCGGCGAGCTCGGCTCACTGCCGGTCCTCGTCGGCCTGATCGTCATCGCGGTCGTCTTCCAGCTCCAGAACAGCAATTTCCTCTCCGCCAGCTCCATCGCCAACATCGCCGTCTACAGCTCCGGCCTCGGCATCATGGCGGTCGGCATCGTCTTCGTGCTGCTGCTCGGCGAGATCGACCTGTCGGTCGGCTCGGTCGCCGGTGTCGGCGCGGCCGTCTGGGCCGTGCTCAACGTCAACCACGGCTGGAACGACTGGTCGGCGGTGCTCGTCGCGGTGCTCTCCGGCATGGCGCTCGGCGCACTGCACGGCTTCTTCTTCGCCAAGATCGGGGTGCCGGCCTTCGTCGTCACCCTGGCCGGCTTCCTCGGCTGGAGCGGTCTGCAGGAGTGGCTGATGGGCGGTGAGGGCTCGATCAACACGCCGTCCGGCAGCATCGTCGAGAACCTCACCAACCACTTCTTCGAGGACAAGGCCGCCGGATACGGTCTCGCTCTGGTCGCCGTCCTCGCCTACGCCGCGTCGCTCCTGATGGACAGCCGGCGCCGCCGGGCCGCGGGCCTGCCGGCCCGTCCCACCACCGAGGTCCTGCTCCGCACCGGCATCGTCGCGATCCTCTGCTTCGCCGTCGCGTACGTCCTGAACGAGCCCTCCGGCGCCCGCGGCCTGCCGCTCGCCCTGGTGCTCTTCCTCGCCGTCCTGGTCGTCGCGGACTTCGTGGCCCGGCGCACCAGCTTCGGCCGCCAGGTCTTCGCGGTCGGCGGCAACCCGGAGGCCGCGCGCCGTGCCGGTATCAACGTCGACCGGGTCCGGATCACCGTCTTCGCCCTGTCCGGCACCCTGGGCGCCTTCGGCGGACTCTTCATCGCCAGTCTCTCCGGCGGCGCCACCAAGAGCGTCGGCGGCGGCAACACACTGATGCTGGTCATCGCGGCCGCCGTCATCGGCGGCACCAGCCTCTTCGGAGGCCGCGGCAAGGTCTGGTCCGCGCTGCTCGGCATGATCGTGATCCAGTCGATCCAGCAGGGCCTGAACATGATCGGTATGGCCAACGCCATCCAGTACATGATCACCGGCGCGGTTCTGCTGGCCGCCGTGGTCATCGACTCGGTCTCCCGTCGCACCCAGAAGACCGCGGGACGCGCGTAA
- a CDS encoding ATP-binding cassette domain-containing protein, with product MIHVSATPVLALRGISKRFGAVQALTDVDLEIRSGEVVALVGDNGAGKSTLVKTISGVHPIDEGAIEWEGRTVRINRPNDAQELGVATVYQDLALCDNLDVVANLFLGSELRRASVLDEIAMEKRAKELLDTLSIRIPSVRIPVASLSGGQRQVVAIARALIGDPKVVILDEPTAALGVEQTAQVLDLVERLRERGHGVILISHNMADVRAVADRVAVLRLGRNNGVFDVATTSHEEIISAITGATDNAVTRRQARTASKEDAK from the coding sequence ATGATTCACGTGTCCGCTACGCCCGTGCTGGCGTTGCGCGGAATCTCCAAGCGGTTCGGCGCCGTTCAGGCGCTCACCGATGTGGACCTGGAGATCCGTTCCGGCGAAGTGGTCGCCCTGGTCGGCGACAACGGCGCCGGCAAGTCGACCCTCGTCAAGACCATTTCGGGTGTCCACCCGATCGACGAAGGCGCCATCGAGTGGGAGGGCAGGACGGTCCGGATCAACCGGCCGAACGACGCCCAGGAGCTCGGAGTCGCCACCGTCTACCAGGACTTGGCCCTCTGCGACAACCTCGATGTGGTCGCCAACCTCTTCCTCGGCAGCGAACTGCGCAGGGCCTCCGTCCTCGACGAGATCGCGATGGAGAAGCGCGCCAAGGAACTGCTGGACACGCTGTCCATCCGGATCCCCAGCGTCCGTATCCCGGTCGCCTCGCTCTCCGGCGGCCAGCGCCAGGTCGTGGCCATCGCCCGCGCCCTGATCGGTGACCCCAAGGTCGTCATCCTCGACGAGCCGACCGCCGCCCTCGGCGTCGAGCAGACCGCCCAGGTCCTCGACCTCGTCGAGCGGCTGCGCGAGCGCGGTCACGGCGTCATCCTCATCAGCCACAACATGGCCGACGTGCGCGCCGTCGCCGACAGGGTGGCGGTGCTGCGGCTGGGCCGCAACAACGGAGTCTTCGACGTGGCGACCACGTCCCACGAGGAGATCATCTCCGCGATCACCGGTGCCACGGACAACGCCGTCACGCGCCGCCAGGCACGCACAGCCTCGAAGGAGGACGCGAAGTGA
- a CDS encoding carbohydrate ABC transporter permease — MQHGKYRFIVGFLVLPLALYAVFVIWPFIQSIYYSFTDWTGLSPDFKMVGFDNYTRMLKDDIFWKSLQHSVLLVVLLPLVTLGLALFFAFMLNVGGRRRKNAAVSGVRGSGFYKIAYFFPQVLSIVIVALLFQFAFNPTSGMLNSTLKTIGLGSIQPDWLGDPSLALVCVMSVLVWSTVGFFVVLFSAGMASIPKDFYEAALLDGANRFTTFFRITLPLLWDTVQSGWVYMGILALGVEAFTAVQVMTVGPGGPDYSTTVLPLYVYQTAFRDGQAGYATTIGVGLLIVTMAFAAIVMRLGRRDRLEF, encoded by the coding sequence ATGCAGCATGGCAAGTACCGTTTCATCGTGGGATTCTTGGTACTCCCACTCGCGTTGTACGCGGTCTTCGTCATTTGGCCGTTCATCCAGTCCATCTACTACTCGTTCACGGACTGGACCGGCCTGAGCCCGGACTTCAAGATGGTCGGGTTCGACAACTACACGAGGATGCTGAAGGACGACATCTTCTGGAAGTCGTTGCAGCACAGCGTGTTGCTTGTGGTGCTGCTGCCGCTGGTGACGCTGGGCCTGGCGCTCTTCTTCGCCTTCATGCTCAATGTCGGGGGCCGGCGGCGCAAGAACGCCGCGGTCTCCGGCGTGCGCGGCTCGGGTTTCTACAAGATCGCCTATTTCTTCCCGCAGGTTCTCTCGATCGTCATCGTGGCCCTGCTCTTCCAGTTCGCGTTCAACCCCACCAGCGGGATGCTGAATTCGACACTGAAGACGATCGGTCTGGGCTCCATTCAGCCGGACTGGCTGGGCGACCCGAGTCTCGCGCTGGTCTGCGTCATGTCGGTGCTGGTCTGGTCGACGGTCGGATTCTTCGTCGTGCTGTTCTCGGCCGGAATGGCGTCCATCCCGAAGGACTTCTACGAGGCGGCGCTCCTCGACGGCGCCAACCGCTTCACCACGTTCTTCCGGATCACCCTTCCGCTGCTCTGGGACACGGTGCAGTCGGGCTGGGTCTACATGGGGATCCTGGCCCTCGGCGTGGAGGCGTTCACCGCCGTTCAGGTCATGACCGTGGGCCCCGGTGGCCCCGACTACTCGACCACGGTCCTGCCGCTGTACGTGTACCAGACGGCCTTCCGTGACGGGCAGGCCGGCTACGCGACGACGATCGGTGTCGGACTGCTCATCGTCACCATGGCCTTCGCCGCCATCGTGATGCGACTGGGCCGGCGCGATCGGCTGGAGTTCTGA